One Bradyrhizobium sp. ISRA464 genomic window carries:
- a CDS encoding LysR family transcriptional regulator produces MAANSSIDPIDIGTLRTLVLVYDLQSFSAAAKRLDVNQSTISYAIERLRGVLRDPLFVRQGNGVSATERCASLVAWARDMIGEMEGLAVPAEFDPAVAQGTMTISCNYHERQTLIPQFCARLRASAPQARLVLLDAAGHGNVHLKQNQCDIVLGPVGIVGGSFYRRHILTDHYVCVMDPDNPLARGRVALSAYARAQHVFVTHSGEWQPLYLDVLKAKDIALEPAVTLPNHDSLERIIAGTRLVATIPYHLARAMRGGLHVAALPFRVPISIDMYWSARTAKSGLHKWARGLLAEVAKGYAA; encoded by the coding sequence GTGGCGGCCAATTCATCGATCGATCCGATCGACATCGGGACCTTGCGGACCCTCGTGCTGGTGTACGACCTGCAGTCGTTCTCGGCTGCGGCCAAGCGGCTCGACGTCAACCAGTCGACGATCAGCTACGCGATCGAGCGGTTGCGCGGCGTGCTGCGCGATCCGCTGTTCGTTCGCCAGGGTAATGGCGTCAGCGCGACCGAGCGCTGCGCGTCGCTGGTCGCCTGGGCGCGGGACATGATCGGCGAGATGGAGGGGCTTGCCGTGCCGGCCGAGTTCGATCCGGCCGTCGCGCAAGGCACCATGACGATCTCCTGCAACTATCACGAACGCCAGACGCTGATCCCGCAATTCTGCGCCCGGCTGCGCGCGAGCGCGCCGCAGGCGCGGCTGGTGCTGCTCGATGCCGCCGGACATGGCAACGTCCATCTCAAGCAGAACCAGTGCGACATCGTCCTTGGTCCGGTCGGGATCGTCGGCGGGAGCTTCTATCGGCGCCACATTCTTACTGATCACTATGTTTGTGTGATGGATCCGGACAATCCGCTCGCGCGCGGTCGCGTCGCGCTGTCGGCCTATGCCAGGGCGCAGCATGTCTTTGTGACCCATAGCGGCGAGTGGCAGCCGCTCTATCTCGATGTTCTCAAGGCCAAGGACATCGCGCTGGAGCCGGCGGTAACCCTTCCCAATCATGACAGTCTGGAGCGCATCATCGCCGGCACCCGGCTCGTCGCCACCATTCCGTATCATCTGGCGCGCGCGATGCGCGGCGGGCTGCATGTCGCTGCCCTGCCGTTCCGGGTGCCGATCTCGATCGACATGTACTGGAGCGCCAGGACCGCCAAGTCAGGCTTGCACAAATGGGCGCGCGGTCTGCTCGCCGAGGTGGCCAAGGGCTACGCCGCCTGA
- a CDS encoding inorganic phosphate transporter — MSDVALPGSIEPALKKGPDLDKGFHPLTGIIYMGVVAAALLFVAYSIYADINATGARVTSYLPFILLFVALLIALGFEFVNGFHDTANAVATVIYTRSLPAHVAVVWSGMFNLFGVLLSSGAVAFGIVSLLPVELILQVGSSAGFAMVFALLIAAIIWNLGTWWLGLPASSSHTLIGSIMGVGITNALLRGRDGTSGVDWSQAVNIAKALLLSPLFGFVLAALLLYVLKAVLLRATPKLFGEPVGDQPPPWWIRGILILTCTLVSFFHGSNDGQKGMGLIMLILIGTVPTAYALNRALPSSQIEQFAAHSAAASKVIEGKASGYNVIGNPRPAVTNYVSQHQINEGTFPSLAVLVRDIGQQVAQYGSLAKFPADAVGNTRNDMYLASEAIRFLMKDKEAELSAADVATLSEYKGSLDNATKFIPSWVKFAVAIALGLGTMVGWKRIVVTVGEKIGKTHLTYAQGACAEITAAATIAAADGYGLPVSTTHVLSSGIAGTMAANGSGLQWATIRNIAMAWVLTLPAAMILSGVLYYVFYHVF, encoded by the coding sequence ATGAGCGACGTGGCGCTACCCGGCTCGATCGAACCTGCCTTGAAGAAGGGTCCCGATCTCGACAAGGGCTTTCACCCACTGACCGGCATCATCTACATGGGCGTGGTCGCGGCAGCGCTCCTCTTCGTCGCCTACAGCATCTACGCCGACATCAACGCCACCGGCGCTCGCGTCACCTCCTATCTCCCCTTCATCCTGCTGTTCGTCGCCCTGCTGATTGCGCTCGGCTTCGAATTCGTCAACGGTTTCCATGACACCGCAAATGCGGTCGCGACCGTGATCTACACCCGCTCGCTGCCGGCTCACGTTGCCGTGGTCTGGTCGGGCATGTTCAACCTGTTTGGCGTGCTGCTCTCGAGCGGCGCGGTCGCGTTCGGCATCGTGTCGCTGCTTCCGGTCGAACTGATCCTGCAGGTCGGCAGCAGTGCGGGCTTCGCGATGGTGTTCGCGCTCCTGATCGCCGCCATCATCTGGAATCTCGGCACCTGGTGGCTCGGCCTGCCGGCCTCGAGCTCGCACACCCTGATCGGATCGATCATGGGTGTCGGCATCACCAACGCGCTGTTGCGCGGCCGCGACGGCACTTCGGGTGTGGACTGGTCGCAGGCGGTCAACATCGCCAAGGCGCTGCTGCTGTCGCCGCTGTTCGGCTTCGTGCTCGCGGCGCTTCTGCTCTACGTCCTCAAGGCCGTGCTGCTGCGCGCGACACCCAAACTGTTCGGCGAGCCGGTCGGCGACCAGCCGCCGCCGTGGTGGATCCGCGGCATCCTGATCCTGACCTGCACGCTGGTCAGCTTCTTCCACGGCTCCAATGACGGCCAGAAGGGCATGGGCCTCATCATGCTGATCCTGATCGGCACCGTGCCGACCGCCTATGCGCTGAACCGCGCGCTCCCGAGCAGCCAGATCGAGCAGTTCGCCGCGCATTCGGCTGCGGCCAGCAAGGTCATCGAAGGCAAGGCCTCCGGTTACAACGTGATCGGCAACCCCCGCCCCGCCGTGACCAACTATGTCTCCCAGCACCAGATCAACGAAGGCACCTTCCCGTCGCTCGCCGTGCTGGTCCGCGACATCGGTCAGCAGGTTGCCCAGTACGGATCGTTGGCCAAGTTTCCGGCTGACGCGGTCGGCAACACCCGCAACGACATGTACCTTGCCTCCGAGGCGATCCGCTTCCTGATGAAGGACAAGGAAGCCGAGCTCTCCGCCGCCGACGTCGCCACGCTGAGCGAATACAAGGGCTCGCTCGACAACGCGACGAAGTTCATCCCGAGCTGGGTGAAGTTCGCCGTCGCCATCGCGCTCGGCCTCGGCACCATGGTCGGCTGGAAGCGCATCGTCGTCACCGTCGGCGAGAAGATCGGCAAGACCCACCTGACCTATGCGCAGGGCGCTTGCGCCGAGATCACGGCGGCCGCGACCATCGCTGCCGCCGACGGCTACGGCCTGCCGGTTTCGACCACGCACGTGCTGTCATCGGGCATCGCCGGCACCATGGCGGCCAACGGGTCCGGTCTGCAATGGGCGACGATCCGCAACATCGCGATGGCGTGGGTGCTGACGCTGCCGGCCGCGATGATCCTCTCGGGCGTCCTGTACTACGTGTTCTATCACGTGTTCTGA
- a CDS encoding UdgX family uracil-DNA binding protein (This protein belongs to the uracil DNA glycosylase superfamily, members of which act in excision repair of DNA. However, it belongs more specifically to UdgX branch, whose founding member was found to bind uracil in DNA (where it does not belong), without cleaving it, appears to promote DNA repair by a pathway involving RecA, rather than base excision.) produces the protein MHIIMLDSDTDFEGWRKAARRLALNDVRPSDVAWTVSGETELFSSSHANDLPDAPHATFNVPASFVELARTAILHRHDERFALLYRILWRLRSHHDLLSATTDPEVAEVNAMARAVYRDMDRMHALVRFREIGREHKAHYVAWFEPEHHIVELAAPFFASRFADMPWSILTPDVCAHWDGHAISITSGVDKSEVPTEERLEEIWRRHYSGLFNPARLKVMEMPQAYWRNLPEDSIIKPLLEDAMRMTSGAFIANKAAKPQAPQKPQDTPMARRDAHDTIATLRAEAADCRACPLWKDATQTVFGEGPQSATLMLVGEQPGDKEDLAGKPFVGPAGLMLDRALEEAGIDRGKVYITNAVKHFKFVPRGKIRLHQKPSTPEIRACRQWYERELAAIKPELVVALGATAAQGVLGKITPINRNRGRLIDHDGTKVLVTVHPSYLLRLPDEEAKAKEYQRFVDDLKIAAGLLRRSARAA, from the coding sequence ATGCATATCATCATGCTCGACAGCGACACCGATTTCGAAGGCTGGCGCAAGGCCGCGCGACGACTGGCGCTGAATGACGTAAGGCCATCTGATGTCGCGTGGACGGTGAGCGGCGAGACCGAACTATTTTCGTCATCTCACGCGAACGACCTGCCCGATGCGCCGCATGCGACGTTCAACGTCCCCGCCAGCTTCGTCGAGCTGGCAAGGACCGCGATCCTGCATCGTCATGACGAACGCTTCGCCCTGCTCTATCGCATCCTGTGGCGGCTGCGCAGCCATCACGATCTGCTCAGCGCGACGACCGATCCCGAGGTCGCCGAGGTCAACGCGATGGCGCGCGCGGTCTATCGCGACATGGACAGGATGCACGCGCTTGTGCGCTTCCGCGAAATCGGTCGCGAGCACAAGGCGCATTACGTCGCCTGGTTCGAGCCGGAGCATCACATCGTCGAGCTCGCCGCGCCCTTCTTCGCCAGCCGCTTCGCCGACATGCCGTGGTCGATCCTGACCCCCGACGTCTGCGCGCATTGGGATGGGCATGCGATCTCGATCACCTCCGGCGTCGACAAATCCGAAGTGCCGACCGAGGAGCGGCTCGAAGAGATCTGGCGGCGTCATTACAGCGGTCTCTTCAATCCCGCACGGCTGAAAGTGATGGAGATGCCGCAGGCCTATTGGAGGAACCTGCCCGAGGACTCGATCATTAAGCCCTTGCTCGAAGACGCGATGCGGATGACGAGCGGCGCCTTCATCGCAAACAAGGCGGCGAAACCGCAGGCGCCGCAAAAACCGCAGGACACGCCGATGGCCCGCAGAGACGCCCACGACACGATCGCGACGCTACGCGCCGAAGCCGCCGATTGCCGGGCCTGCCCGCTGTGGAAGGATGCAACCCAGACCGTGTTCGGCGAAGGGCCGCAAAGCGCAACCCTGATGCTGGTCGGCGAGCAGCCCGGCGACAAGGAAGATCTCGCCGGCAAGCCGTTCGTCGGTCCGGCCGGATTGATGCTCGATCGCGCGCTGGAGGAGGCCGGCATCGACCGCGGCAAGGTCTACATCACCAATGCGGTGAAGCATTTCAAATTCGTGCCGCGCGGCAAGATCCGGCTGCATCAGAAGCCGAGCACGCCGGAAATCCGCGCCTGCCGTCAATGGTACGAGCGTGAATTGGCGGCCATCAAACCGGAACTGGTGGTGGCGCTCGGCGCGACGGCCGCACAGGGCGTGCTCGGCAAGATCACGCCGATCAACAGGAACCGCGGCCGCCTGATCGACCATGATGGAACCAAGGTGCTGGTCACCGTGCATCCCTCCTATCTGCTGCGGCTGCCCGATGAGGAGGCCAAGGCGAAGGAATATCAACGCTTTGTCGACGACCTGAAAATCGCGGCCGGCTTGCTGCGCCGTTCCGCTCGCGCGGCCTGA